From a single Alloactinosynnema sp. L-07 genomic region:
- a CDS encoding enoyl-CoA hydratase, which produces MTEVLLDRRDGVGVITLNAPGRRNALTLTMSAELADAVKACEGDPAIKAIVITGTPPAFCAGADLTLLGESREEGLRAIYAGFLAVANSTLPTIAAVGGAAVGAGLNLALAADVRIAGPRARFDARFLQLGIHPGGGMTWMLQRIVGPQTATAMTLFGKIPDAAEALRLGLVHLAVEGEQDAMVDAAVEFAGPAAVGPRDLIKSIKQTMRTTAGLTEHAEAVETELVAQVASMDSPEFERLLEQMKARISGQA; this is translated from the coding sequence ATGACCGAGGTTCTGCTCGACCGCCGTGACGGCGTCGGTGTCATCACGCTCAACGCTCCTGGCCGCCGCAACGCGTTGACGTTGACTATGTCCGCGGAGCTGGCGGACGCGGTGAAGGCCTGTGAGGGCGATCCCGCGATCAAGGCGATCGTGATCACCGGGACGCCGCCCGCTTTCTGCGCGGGGGCCGACCTCACTCTGCTGGGTGAGTCTCGGGAGGAGGGGCTGCGGGCGATCTACGCCGGGTTCCTCGCCGTGGCGAACTCGACGCTGCCGACTATCGCGGCCGTGGGTGGCGCGGCGGTGGGCGCGGGGTTGAACCTGGCGCTGGCGGCCGACGTGCGGATCGCGGGGCCGCGGGCGCGGTTCGACGCCCGGTTCCTCCAGCTCGGCATCCACCCGGGCGGCGGCATGACCTGGATGCTCCAGCGCATCGTCGGGCCACAGACGGCGACCGCGATGACGCTGTTCGGCAAGATCCCGGACGCCGCCGAGGCGCTGCGGTTGGGGCTGGTCCACCTGGCCGTCGAAGGCGAACAGGACGCGATGGTCGACGCGGCGGTGGAATTCGCCGGGCCCGCCGCGGTGGGGCCGCGGGACCTGATCAAGTCCATCAAGCAGACGATGCGGACCACCGCGGGCCTGACCGAGCACGCCGAGGCGGTCGAGACCGAGTTGGTGGCGCAGGTGGCCTCGATGGACTCGCCGGAGTTCGAGCGGCTGTTGGAGCAGATGAAGGCCCGGATTTCGGGCCAGGCCTGA
- a CDS encoding OmpA family protein, producing the protein MPSSVAESLKPGETLVRRTETTTYERRGGWLPWLLGLLLIPALLALLASFTSWGERDAVQDDLGAKSLAALSAAGIPGAKVNMDGVVANVSDVPADKVDAARAAVEDVSGVWSANVTGSGGSGSGATPPAPASANPSASVVPPAASSGPLGFELKNGQVVLTGNVPDEAARQALVAAATQVAGGRPVVNNLAVAPGATLPAAPADLAKAVVLLGTAPGDRGVKWDGNTITLTGSVPTEADKAAATQAVAAAAPGVKFDNQLTVAAPAPAPAVDKAALQKQINDLLAAQGITFQPNSSTLTGPGAATLQKIAPLLAGKDVSLEVSGHIADVANSLDGQQLSEQRAAAVKAQLAQLGVPADKMTAKGFGASKPLPGNAPSAPANRRVEITVI; encoded by the coding sequence ATGCCAAGTTCCGTAGCAGAATCGCTCAAGCCCGGTGAGACCCTGGTCCGCCGGACTGAGACGACCACATATGAACGTCGCGGCGGCTGGCTGCCATGGCTTCTCGGCTTGTTGCTGATCCCGGCGCTGCTCGCGCTGCTGGCCAGCTTCACATCGTGGGGTGAACGCGACGCCGTCCAAGACGATCTCGGCGCGAAATCGCTGGCCGCGCTGAGCGCCGCGGGCATCCCTGGGGCCAAGGTCAACATGGACGGTGTCGTCGCCAACGTCTCCGACGTGCCCGCCGACAAGGTCGACGCCGCCCGCGCGGCGGTCGAGGACGTCAGCGGCGTCTGGTCGGCCAACGTCACCGGGTCCGGCGGCTCCGGTTCCGGCGCCACACCACCCGCGCCCGCGAGCGCCAACCCGTCGGCCAGTGTCGTGCCCCCGGCCGCGAGTTCTGGCCCGCTCGGCTTCGAACTCAAGAACGGCCAGGTCGTCCTCACCGGCAACGTCCCGGATGAGGCCGCCCGGCAGGCGCTGGTCGCCGCGGCCACCCAGGTCGCTGGTGGCCGCCCGGTCGTCAACAATCTCGCAGTCGCCCCCGGAGCCACGCTCCCGGCCGCCCCGGCCGACCTGGCCAAGGCCGTCGTCCTACTGGGCACCGCGCCCGGCGACCGCGGCGTCAAGTGGGACGGAAACACGATCACGTTGACCGGCTCGGTGCCGACCGAGGCCGACAAGGCCGCCGCCACGCAGGCCGTGGCCGCAGCCGCCCCTGGCGTGAAGTTCGACAACCAGCTGACCGTCGCCGCCCCGGCGCCCGCGCCCGCGGTCGACAAAGCCGCGCTGCAGAAGCAGATCAACGACCTGCTCGCGGCCCAGGGCATCACGTTCCAGCCCAACTCGAGCACACTCACCGGCCCCGGCGCCGCGACGCTGCAGAAGATCGCGCCGCTGCTGGCGGGCAAGGACGTCTCGCTGGAGGTCTCCGGCCACATCGCCGACGTCGCCAACAGCCTCGACGGCCAGCAGCTCAGCGAGCAGCGCGCGGCGGCGGTCAAGGCTCAGCTCGCCCAGCTCGGGGTGCCCGCCGACAAGATGACCGCCAAGGGCTTCGGCGCGAGCAAACCGTTGCCGGGCAACGCCCCCAGCGCGCCCGCCAACCGCCGCGTCGAGATCACTGTTATCTAG
- a CDS encoding 2-oxoacid:acceptor oxidoreductase subunit alpha, with amino-acid sequence MSTSVDGGVTGNGSTRPTGVKLDRVVIRFAGDSGDGMQLTGDRFTSEAAAFGNDLSTMPNFPAEIRAPQGTIPGVSSFQVHFADYDILTPGDRPDVLVAMNPAALKANIADLPAGGTLIVNTDEFVKRNLTKVGYETNPLEDESLAAYQVHQVAMATITQTALADTGLGKKDAERCKNMFALGLLSWMYHRPTEGTEAFLREKFARKPDIAEANVLAFRAGFYYGETTEAFAVTYEVAPAALPAGTYRQITGNTALAYGIVAAGVQSKLPVLLGTYPITPASDILHELSKYKQFGITTFQAEDEIAGICAALGASYGGALGVTSTSGPGVALKSETIGLGVMTELPLLVVDVQRGGPSTGLPTKTEQADLLQAMYGRNGECPVPIIAPQSPADCFAAAVEATRIALKYRTPVLLLSDGAIANGSEPWLIPELDTLPDLSVEFATEPNAPDGSGEFWPYLRDPETLARAWALPGTAGLQHRIGGLEKQDGTGNISYDPDNHDKMVRVRQAKIDGIDVPDLEVDDPSGKARVLVLGWGSSYGPIGAAARRVRKLGHAVAQAHLRHLNPFPANLGEVLRSYDKVVVPEMNLGQLSLLLRGRYLVDVISYTKVAGLPFMAEELQNVLTDIVKGVDA; translated from the coding sequence ATGAGCACTAGTGTGGACGGCGGAGTGACCGGGAACGGGTCGACGCGACCGACCGGGGTGAAGCTCGACCGGGTCGTCATCCGCTTCGCGGGCGACTCCGGCGACGGCATGCAGCTCACCGGCGACCGATTCACCTCCGAGGCGGCCGCGTTCGGCAACGACCTGTCGACGATGCCGAACTTCCCCGCCGAGATCCGCGCCCCTCAGGGCACGATCCCCGGCGTCTCCAGCTTCCAGGTGCACTTCGCCGACTACGACATCCTGACCCCCGGCGACCGCCCCGACGTGCTCGTCGCGATGAACCCGGCCGCGCTCAAGGCCAACATCGCCGACCTGCCCGCCGGTGGCACGCTGATCGTCAACACCGACGAGTTCGTCAAGCGCAACCTGACGAAGGTCGGCTACGAGACGAACCCGCTCGAGGACGAGTCGCTGGCCGCCTACCAGGTGCACCAGGTCGCGATGGCCACGATCACGCAGACCGCGCTCGCCGACACGGGCCTCGGCAAGAAGGACGCCGAGCGCTGCAAGAACATGTTCGCGCTCGGGCTGCTGTCGTGGATGTACCACCGGCCGACCGAGGGCACCGAGGCGTTCCTGCGGGAGAAGTTCGCCCGCAAGCCCGACATCGCCGAGGCCAACGTGCTGGCGTTCCGCGCGGGCTTCTACTACGGCGAGACCACCGAGGCCTTCGCGGTCACCTACGAGGTCGCCCCCGCCGCGCTCCCCGCGGGCACCTACCGCCAGATCACCGGCAACACCGCGCTCGCCTACGGCATCGTGGCGGCGGGCGTGCAGTCGAAGCTGCCGGTGCTGCTGGGCACCTACCCCATCACGCCAGCCTCGGACATCCTGCACGAGCTGAGCAAGTACAAGCAGTTCGGCATCACCACGTTCCAGGCCGAGGACGAGATCGCGGGCATCTGCGCGGCCCTGGGCGCCTCCTACGGCGGCGCGCTCGGCGTGACCAGCACGTCCGGCCCCGGGGTGGCGCTGAAGTCGGAGACCATCGGCCTCGGCGTGATGACCGAGCTGCCGCTGCTGGTCGTCGACGTCCAGCGCGGCGGGCCGTCGACCGGTCTGCCGACCAAGACCGAGCAGGCCGACCTGCTGCAGGCGATGTACGGCCGCAACGGCGAATGCCCGGTGCCGATCATCGCCCCGCAGTCGCCGGCCGACTGCTTCGCCGCCGCCGTCGAGGCCACCCGGATCGCGCTGAAGTACCGCACGCCGGTGCTGCTGCTGTCCGACGGCGCGATCGCCAACGGCTCCGAGCCGTGGCTGATCCCCGAGCTCGACACACTGCCCGACCTGTCGGTCGAGTTCGCCACCGAGCCCAACGCCCCGGACGGCTCCGGCGAGTTCTGGCCCTACCTGCGCGACCCGGAGACGCTGGCGCGGGCGTGGGCCCTGCCGGGCACCGCCGGGCTCCAGCACCGCATCGGCGGCCTGGAGAAGCAGGACGGCACCGGCAACATCTCTTACGACCCGGACAACCACGACAAGATGGTCCGGGTGCGTCAGGCCAAGATCGACGGCATCGACGTGCCCGACCTGGAGGTCGACGACCCGTCCGGCAAGGCCCGCGTGCTGGTCCTGGGCTGGGGCTCCTCGTACGGCCCGATCGGCGCCGCGGCACGTCGGGTGCGCAAGCTCGGCCACGCGGTCGCCCAAGCGCACCTGCGCCACCTGAACCCGTTCCCGGCCAACCTCGGCGAGGTCCTGCGGTCCTACGACAAGGTCGTGGTGCCGGAGATGAACCTCGGCCAGCTGTCGCTGCTGCTGCGCGGCCGCTACCTGGTCGACGTGATCAGCTACACCAAGGTCGCGGGCCTGCCGTTCATGGCCGAGGAACTGCAGAACGTCCTCACGGACATCGTGAAAGGGGTCGACGCATGA
- a CDS encoding 2-oxoacid:ferredoxin oxidoreductase subunit beta, producing the protein MTAIDLGLPGLAGVPTTDEPQKAKDYKSDQEVRWCPGCGDYIVLNAVQSFLPSLGLKRENIVFVSGIGCSSRFPYYMNTYGMHSIHGRAPAIATGLATTRPDLSVWVVTGDGDSLSIGGNHLIHTLRRNVNLKILLFNNRIYGLTKGQYSPTSEPGKVTKSTPMGSLDHPFNPVSLALGSEATFVGRALDSDKKGLTEVLRQAAEHRGSALVEIYQNCPIFNDGAFDVLKEPGEAERRIINLEHGKPIRFGVEGEFGVIKSGFGSLDVAKVSEVGEDALVVHDAHIQDPSYAFALSRLSTQDLSHTVTGVFRSVRRETYDDLARAQVDQAKAAKPADLRSLMHGKDTWTVQP; encoded by the coding sequence ATGACCGCGATTGATCTTGGGCTGCCCGGCCTCGCGGGTGTGCCCACCACCGATGAGCCGCAGAAGGCCAAGGACTACAAGTCCGACCAGGAAGTGCGCTGGTGCCCAGGCTGCGGGGACTACATCGTCCTCAACGCCGTCCAGTCGTTCCTGCCGTCGCTGGGCCTCAAGCGGGAGAACATCGTCTTCGTCTCCGGCATCGGCTGTTCCTCGCGCTTCCCGTACTACATGAACACCTACGGGATGCACTCGATCCACGGCCGCGCCCCGGCCATCGCCACCGGCCTGGCCACCACCCGCCCGGACCTGTCGGTCTGGGTCGTCACCGGCGACGGCGACTCGCTGTCCATCGGCGGCAACCACCTGATCCACACGCTGCGCCGCAACGTGAACCTGAAGATCCTGCTGTTCAACAACCGGATCTACGGACTCACCAAGGGGCAGTACTCGCCGACGTCGGAGCCGGGGAAGGTCACCAAGTCGACCCCGATGGGCTCGCTGGACCACCCGTTCAACCCGGTGTCGCTCGCGCTGGGCTCGGAGGCCACCTTCGTCGGCCGCGCGCTCGACTCGGACAAGAAGGGCCTCACCGAGGTCCTCCGCCAGGCCGCCGAACACCGCGGCTCGGCCCTCGTCGAGATCTACCAGAACTGCCCGATCTTCAACGACGGCGCGTTCGACGTGCTCAAGGAACCGGGCGAAGCCGAGCGTCGGATCATCAACCTCGAACACGGCAAGCCGATCCGCTTCGGCGTCGAGGGCGAGTTCGGCGTGATCAAGTCGGGCTTCGGGTCACTGGACGTGGCCAAGGTCAGCGAGGTCGGCGAGGACGCCTTGGTCGTCCACGACGCCCACATCCAGGACCCGTCATACGCGTTCGCCCTGTCCCGCCTGTCCACCCAGGACCTGAGCCACACGGTGACCGGGGTCTTCCGCTCGGTCCGCCGTGAGACTTACGACGACCTGGCACGGGCCCAGGTCGACCAGGCGAAGGCAGCCAAGCCTGCTGACCTACGGTCACTGATGCACGGCAAGGACACCTGGACCGTCCAGCCCTGA
- a CDS encoding alpha-N-acetylglucosaminidase TIM-barrel domain-containing protein, whose product MRRLVAVLASVVVFVGLPTTQATAAEAFDSAPATAALTRLVPTHSSQFSFTAVPKPSSGDYYSISGTPGAVKVSGTSPAVLLAGVGWYLKYVAKVDIGWPGDSLSRLPATLPAPAATITKSATVAHRFALNDTDDGYSGAYRDWTTFQRQVDLLALHGFNEIFVQMGADAAYYGALQEFGYSKAELQSWIPSPSRQPWWLMQNMAGFPGPVSEQLITARAAMGKKIVDHTKALGMTPVLPGFFGTVPPNFVAKNPTGRVVPQGTWYGFFDRPDWLDPRNVMFGRVAEAFFRHQAATVGTTSMYKMDLLHEGGDPGDVPVGDAARAVFTALDTARPGAIWVLLGWQSNPPVEIIDNVDHNRLFIVDGLSDKFDNTDRDTQWKGAPYAFGTIPNFGGHTSIGANSAVWATRFDQWRTKPNSALKGIAYLPEGTGTDPATFELFAELAWRTGPIDHTAWFADYAARRYAGTDTRAAAAWDQLRRGPYSMPSGSSTEPQDSLFAARPSLTVTRAASWSPGAMRYNAVTVRRALTELLAVAPALRSTNAYKYDLVQTARQALANRSRALLPAIKLAYDAKDLTKFRALAAEWKSDMNLLDRLLASDKNSLLGPWLRDAKAWGTTAAEKTALEYDARSIMTTWGTSDNALHDYANRELSGLVADFYTMRWTKYLDSLDTALVNNTAPAGINWFAVEDAWNRETKTYSNTPTGDPYALATEVNTALPRMVGPITGIGGKCVDVTDGSATPGTATQLYVCNQTAAQTWEIPGDKSIRALGLCLDARGGGTVNGTVVQVYGCNGSLAQQWTAHPDGTLRNGKSGLCLDAEASGTANGTRLLLWSCSAGVNQRWTVPA is encoded by the coding sequence ATGCGTCGTCTTGTCGCCGTACTTGCGTCAGTCGTCGTCTTTGTGGGCCTTCCCACGACCCAAGCGACCGCGGCGGAGGCGTTCGACTCAGCCCCCGCCACCGCCGCCCTGACCCGCCTTGTCCCCACGCACTCGTCCCAGTTCTCGTTCACGGCCGTGCCCAAGCCGTCGAGCGGCGACTACTACTCCATCTCCGGTACCCCTGGCGCCGTCAAGGTTTCGGGCACCAGTCCCGCGGTGCTGCTCGCCGGTGTCGGCTGGTACCTCAAATATGTGGCCAAAGTGGACATTGGGTGGCCCGGTGACAGCCTGTCCCGGCTGCCCGCCACCCTGCCCGCCCCGGCCGCCACCATCACCAAGTCCGCGACCGTGGCCCACCGGTTCGCCCTCAACGACACCGACGACGGCTACTCCGGCGCCTACCGCGACTGGACGACCTTCCAGCGCCAGGTCGACCTGCTCGCCCTGCACGGCTTCAACGAGATCTTCGTCCAAATGGGTGCGGACGCGGCGTACTACGGCGCGCTGCAGGAGTTCGGCTACAGCAAGGCCGAACTGCAGTCCTGGATCCCGAGCCCGTCGCGCCAGCCGTGGTGGCTGATGCAGAACATGGCAGGCTTCCCGGGCCCGGTGTCCGAGCAGCTGATCACCGCCCGCGCCGCGATGGGCAAGAAGATCGTCGACCACACCAAGGCCCTGGGCATGACCCCGGTCCTGCCCGGCTTCTTCGGCACCGTCCCGCCGAACTTCGTGGCCAAGAACCCCACGGGTCGGGTGGTCCCGCAGGGCACCTGGTACGGCTTCTTCGACCGCCCGGACTGGCTCGACCCGCGCAACGTCATGTTCGGCCGGGTCGCCGAGGCTTTCTTCCGGCACCAGGCCGCGACGGTCGGCACCACGTCGATGTACAAGATGGATCTGCTGCACGAGGGCGGCGACCCCGGTGACGTCCCGGTCGGCGACGCGGCCCGCGCCGTGTTCACCGCGCTCGACACCGCGCGTCCCGGCGCCATCTGGGTCCTGCTCGGCTGGCAGAGCAACCCGCCGGTGGAGATCATCGACAACGTCGACCACAACAGACTGTTCATTGTGGACGGTCTGTCCGACAAGTTCGACAACACCGACCGCGACACCCAGTGGAAGGGCGCACCCTACGCGTTCGGCACCATCCCCAACTTCGGCGGCCACACCTCCATCGGCGCCAACTCCGCCGTGTGGGCGACCCGGTTCGACCAGTGGCGCACCAAGCCCAACAGCGCGCTCAAGGGCATCGCCTACCTGCCAGAGGGGACCGGAACCGACCCGGCCACCTTCGAGCTGTTCGCCGAACTGGCCTGGCGCACCGGCCCGATCGACCATACCGCCTGGTTCGCCGACTACGCCGCCCGTCGCTACGCGGGCACCGACACCCGCGCCGCCGCCGCGTGGGACCAACTGCGGCGCGGCCCGTACAGCATGCCCTCGGGCAGCTCGACCGAGCCGCAGGACAGCCTGTTCGCCGCCCGCCCCAGCCTGACCGTGACCAGGGCCGCGAGTTGGTCGCCCGGCGCGATGCGCTACAACGCGGTCACCGTGCGCCGGGCGCTGACCGAGTTGCTGGCCGTCGCCCCCGCCCTGCGCTCGACCAACGCCTACAAATACGACCTGGTGCAGACCGCGCGTCAAGCACTGGCCAACCGCAGCCGCGCCCTGCTGCCCGCCATCAAGTTGGCTTACGACGCTAAGGACCTCACCAAGTTCCGCGCACTCGCCGCGGAATGGAAGTCCGACATGAATCTGCTCGACCGGCTCCTGGCCAGCGACAAGAACTCACTGCTCGGCCCGTGGCTGCGCGACGCCAAGGCGTGGGGCACGACGGCGGCGGAGAAGACGGCGCTGGAGTACGACGCCCGGTCGATCATGACCACGTGGGGCACCAGCGACAACGCGCTGCACGACTACGCCAACCGCGAGCTGTCCGGCCTGGTCGCCGACTTCTACACGATGCGCTGGACCAAGTACCTCGACAGCCTCGACACCGCACTGGTGAACAACACCGCCCCGGCGGGGATCAACTGGTTCGCCGTCGAGGACGCCTGGAACCGCGAGACCAAGACCTACTCGAACACGCCCACCGGCGACCCGTACGCACTGGCCACGGAGGTCAACACGGCGTTGCCCCGGATGGTCGGCCCGATCACCGGCATCGGCGGCAAGTGCGTCGACGTCACCGACGGCAGCGCGACCCCGGGCACGGCCACGCAACTCTATGTCTGCAACCAGACCGCGGCGCAGACCTGGGAGATCCCCGGGGACAAGTCGATCAGGGCCCTGGGCCTGTGCCTGGACGCCCGTGGCGGCGGCACTGTCAACGGCACCGTCGTGCAGGTCTACGGCTGCAACGGCTCCCTGGCGCAGCAGTGGACCGCCCACCCGGACGGAACGCTGCGCAACGGCAAGTCGGGGTTGTGCCTCGACGCCGAGGCGAGCGGAACCGCGAACGGGACCAGACTGCTGCTGTGGAGCTGCAGTGCCGGGGTGAACCAGCGCTGGACGGTCCCAGCCTGA
- a CDS encoding polyprenyl synthetase family protein, whose amino-acid sequence MGLDDADPALVAAVVDGLGKVEALLRTVVHSDVDFVDQAALHLVKAGGKRFRPLFTLLGAQFNGGSTDQVVAAAAAVELVHLATLYHDDVMDEATMRRGDASANARWSNSIAILTGDFLFAHASMLVADLGPTATRVIAETMRELVTGQMRETVGPRDSDPVEHYLSVIAQKTGSLIATAGRFGAMFSGATSDQTAALVRFGEIIGAAFQISDDVIDIASPAAESGKTPGTDLREGIRTLPMLYALADGGDPRLDELLAGPISDDDDVEDALTRLRKSPGLDRARATLDDYATSAYAELLSLPECAARSALELLTRYVVARTR is encoded by the coding sequence ATGGGACTCGATGACGCCGACCCGGCGCTGGTGGCCGCCGTCGTCGACGGGCTCGGCAAGGTCGAAGCGCTGCTGCGCACCGTCGTGCACAGTGATGTCGACTTCGTCGACCAGGCCGCGCTGCACCTGGTCAAGGCCGGCGGCAAGCGTTTTCGCCCGCTGTTCACCCTGCTCGGCGCTCAGTTCAACGGCGGCAGCACCGACCAGGTGGTCGCCGCGGCCGCCGCGGTCGAGCTGGTGCACTTGGCCACGCTCTACCACGACGACGTCATGGACGAGGCCACCATGCGCCGCGGTGACGCCAGCGCCAACGCCCGGTGGAGCAACTCCATCGCCATCCTCACCGGCGACTTCCTCTTCGCCCACGCCTCCATGCTCGTGGCCGACCTCGGCCCGACCGCCACCCGCGTCATCGCCGAGACGATGCGCGAACTGGTCACCGGGCAGATGCGCGAGACCGTCGGCCCGCGCGACAGCGACCCGGTCGAGCACTACCTCTCGGTGATCGCGCAGAAGACCGGCTCGCTCATCGCCACCGCGGGCCGCTTCGGCGCGATGTTCTCCGGCGCCACCTCCGACCAGACCGCCGCGCTGGTCCGCTTCGGCGAGATCATCGGCGCCGCGTTCCAGATCTCCGACGACGTCATCGACATCGCCTCTCCCGCCGCCGAGTCCGGCAAGACCCCCGGCACCGACCTACGCGAGGGCATTCGCACCCTGCCGATGCTCTACGCGCTGGCCGACGGCGGCGACCCGCGCCTCGACGAACTGCTCGCAGGCCCGATCAGCGACGACGACGATGTCGAGGACGCTCTCACCCGGCTGCGCAAGTCGCCCGGTCTCGACCGCGCCCGCGCCACCCTCGACGATTACGCCACTTCGGCCTACGCCGAATTGCTGTCACTGCCCGAATGCGCCGCGCGATCGGCATTGGAACTGTTGACACGTTATGTAGTCGCCCGTACTCGATAA
- a CDS encoding LapA family protein: protein MSYLFGQIWVWLLISFLLGALVTWLVLRASHKPKVRVSEERFTGPELKAKEPKVKKRTAPARAQDSALGTLDDDERTQALRPGDEFIDETPTTRIPVQTETGAVSGTESGAEPVAASGAASGTESGTESGTLSGSLSDEAPTTALGVGAVGAVAASKDFGADSPTEPDAAAESADGGSSWSSEPPSSDSSEPLSAISADADAPAIEPFGAGSARPLAGGAAPSSEYTVKGNEDSMLYHTTDSPYYGRTIAEVWFKTPADAERAGFSPWNRQKAPQALVAPTWEAGAYANSAKPKADGSAPAPEFTVKGNVDSMLFHTEESAFYSVTIAEVWFRTAEDAEQAGFSPWNRVGGAERGETAVPQQAVALEVGPHGPNSAKPKADGSAPSGEYTVKGNADSMLFHTTDSPYYTRTKAEVWFKAAADAEKAGFTAWNRRRSEKSR from the coding sequence ATGAGTTACCTGTTCGGCCAGATCTGGGTCTGGCTGCTGATCTCCTTCCTGTTGGGCGCGCTGGTCACCTGGCTGGTCCTGCGGGCCTCCCACAAACCAAAGGTCAGGGTCAGCGAGGAGCGGTTCACCGGCCCCGAGCTCAAGGCCAAGGAGCCCAAGGTCAAGAAGCGCACCGCCCCCGCGCGTGCGCAGGACTCGGCCCTGGGCACCCTCGACGACGACGAGCGCACCCAGGCCCTGCGCCCGGGCGACGAGTTCATCGACGAGACCCCCACCACCCGCATCCCGGTCCAGACCGAGACCGGCGCGGTATCCGGCACCGAGTCCGGCGCTGAGCCCGTAGCCGCATCCGGCGCGGCGTCCGGCACCGAGTCCGGCACCGAGTCCGGCACCCTGTCGGGCTCGCTGAGCGACGAAGCGCCCACCACCGCCCTTGGTGTCGGGGCGGTCGGCGCGGTCGCCGCGTCGAAGGATTTCGGCGCGGACTCGCCGACCGAACCCGACGCCGCCGCCGAGTCCGCCGATGGTGGCTCGTCGTGGTCCTCGGAGCCTCCGTCCTCGGACTCGTCGGAACCGCTGTCCGCTATCTCCGCGGACGCTGACGCTCCCGCCATCGAACCTTTCGGCGCGGGTTCGGCTCGTCCGCTGGCAGGTGGTGCGGCGCCGTCGAGCGAGTACACGGTCAAGGGCAACGAGGACTCGATGCTTTACCACACAACGGATTCGCCGTACTACGGTCGAACCATCGCTGAGGTCTGGTTCAAGACTCCGGCCGATGCGGAGCGTGCGGGATTCTCTCCGTGGAATCGGCAGAAGGCTCCGCAGGCTCTGGTCGCTCCGACTTGGGAGGCCGGTGCTTACGCCAATTCGGCCAAACCGAAGGCTGACGGGTCCGCGCCCGCTCCGGAATTCACCGTCAAGGGCAACGTGGACTCGATGCTGTTCCACACCGAGGAGTCCGCGTTCTACTCGGTGACCATCGCTGAAGTGTGGTTCCGGACCGCGGAGGACGCTGAGCAGGCCGGCTTCTCGCCGTGGAACCGGGTCGGTGGAGCGGAGCGTGGTGAGACTGCTGTGCCACAGCAGGCGGTCGCGCTTGAGGTTGGGCCGCACGGACCGAACTCGGCCAAGCCGAAGGCCGACGGTTCCGCGCCGTCCGGGGAGTACACGGTGAAGGGGAACGCGGATTCGATGCTGTTCCACACCACGGACTCGCCGTACTACACGCGGACGAAGGCCGAGGTCTGGTTCAAGGCCGCCGCGGATGCCGAGAAAGCGGGATTCACCGCGTGGAACCGGCGTCGGAGCGAGAAGTCTAGGTAG